One region of Emys orbicularis isolate rEmyOrb1 chromosome 4, rEmyOrb1.hap1, whole genome shotgun sequence genomic DNA includes:
- the TMEM265 gene encoding transmembrane protein 265 gives MGEEMALGVGNGCAGKPAGDEAETVVMIQEGPSRPEPSAWTPCPRALRNLAIGSIVCGCSCLGVLALIYAVKANEKRKTNSPDAAVWARKSFRFSLLSIGVWVSLLILVPLLMGLISYLIARAE, from the exons ATGGGGGAGGAGATGGCACTCGGCGTGGGGAACGGCTGCGCTGGGAAACCAGCAGGGGATGAGGCAGAGACTGTGGTGATGATCCAGGAGGGGCCCTCGCGGCCTGAGCCGTCTGCCTGGACCCCATGTCCCCGTGCCCTCCGCAACCTGGCCATAGGCAGCATCGTCTGCGGCTGCTCCTGCCTGGGGGTGCTGGCCCTAATCTATGCTGTCAag GCCAATGAGAAGCGGAAGACAAACTCTCCTGACGCGGCTGTCTGGGCCCGGAAGTCCTTCCGGTTCTCCCTTCTCAGCATCGGGGTCTGGGTGTCTCTGCTCATCCTGGTGCCGCTGCTCATGGGACTCATCTCCTACCTGATTGCCAGGGCTGAGTGA